CTGGGCACGACCAGCTCATGGGACAAGGGATGAACAGTGATTAGAGCAGGATGGCCACGTCACTGGGGCCACAGACCAGTGCCAGACCCTGCAGGGGTCCTTCCCAGGCCTGCCCCCCGACCTGCACCACCCCACACTGCCGGCCTTACCCGCCTCCAGGGGTAGATGTAGGCGATGTCCATGAGGGTGTAGTATTCCTTCAGTGGCTCGTCCTCATACAGAACCTCcacctgaaggaggaagaggaggacacCATGAGCCTGGCCAGGCTTACGGCTCTAGCCGTCCGGCAGAGGCTCCAAGCTAGGAGTCTTGTGGGGTAGGTGGTAGGGCAATAGAGAGGGTGGACTTGAAGGTGGTCCCTCAGTACTCTGGGGTTTCATGGTGGACTTGACTTTCCTATCAGAGTTGTCCCAACATAACTCCTTCCTATCAGGCAGAAAGGGATCCAGAGAAAAATACCTACATCATTAACCCCCAGCCCCCTAGCCATCTATCCACACAGCTGTCTGGGTCCCCTTACATCTCTGGCAGGTCCCCCAGAGGAGCTAACAGGCAAAGAAAGGCCAGGTGAGAAGGAGCTCGTGAAGCACTGGCTCTCACCTGGGCTGCACAGCAAAATTACCcagggaacttaaaaaaaaaaataccagcgCCTAGATCTCACCCCCCTAAGATTCTGATTTAACTGGTTATCAAGGCTTTAGGACAGTGGATCCAATTATTACTGCATGTCAAAATCATGTGGGGAGCTTTAAAACCTAACTCTGCACACTGGCTTCAATAGACGCAGACTGCCCCCCGCCACCCCACGTGGGTTTCAAGTAATCTGCCAAAGGGTCCTTTTCTCCTGAGTGTGGGAGAACTTAACTTCTACTTAAGTTCAATTATACAACCACATAGGCTCTGGTGACACCCGGCCGGCCCTGAACCAAATGGCTGGGATGCACAGACTGTTAGATTTACAGACACTGGTTTTTTGAAAGGGCTCAGGGGCTCACCTTGTACTTGCTGGGTACATCCATCTTGTTGCGGAGAAATTTGGCGAGATGCATGACAGTCATGGCTGCTGGACACCGCAGGAAGCGTACCCCCGTCTGCTGCAGGGGAGGCACCTAAGGCCTGGGGTCCGCCCCAGGCACTCTCTCCCAGGCCACATTCTACTCCTCGCAGGACCCAGCACTCACCTTCTCCTTGTCcccatccccattttccagaggaCCCTTCTTTTCCTCCCGGTCCCTGGGGGAGGACAAAgaatgaagctagggagagcctGCAGCAGGCAGGACCCCTAATGCACACATCCAGAAGGCCCTCCCAGAGGTACCTTTTCCTCCCAAGGGAATAGGGCCAGAGTGGGAAAAGGGGACAACCCAGCCTAGGGTCCCAAAAGGACCAGGCGTGGGTCAGACTTGCCTGACGCCTTCATAGAACTCGATGGAGAGGCTCACAATCTCATCATCGTTCAGAGCCCCCTTCTCCTGCTCTAGGACCTCTCCACGGTCCTCATTGGAGCCGTTAGGGACTGCAgaaggagagagctctgaggggCTGGTCTCAGACGGGGGAAAGGACCGGGGGGCTCAGCGGGGTAAGCCCAGCCGTCCTCCGGGCTGGCAAGGCAGTGTGGCGGTGAGTGGAGGGTGGATAGCCCAGCACATCCAGCCCTTGTGCCTGGGGCAGTGACACACTCACGTGGTCCCAGCTGGGAACACACACAAGTGGACACAAAAACACACCCACCTTCTGTCAGGGGGTATGCTGCATAGAAATCCCGCCGCCGTTTCATCTCATCTGAAAGAGGGAAGCAGGGTGAGGAGAGAACAACAGGCTGGGAAGTGAAGGGCGCTGGGCAGAAGGGTGTGTAGATACCTTTAAAAAGCCCAGGGACCAATTTGTAGACTATGTCTTGCAGGGTTTTGTCTGATCTGGAAAAAAACGCACAGAGGCCTGTCAGTGAACACCTCACCCTGATCTTCCCAGGCAGGGGACACCACTTCCCACCTACCTTCCTTattcccagggcccaggccttgGGATTCCTGTAGGCCTATCTTTACCCCTTTAGTATTTCTCCACCTATGACAAGCTGGATACACCCAGAGAGAGGGAAGGGCCCTTAGGTTCACACCCAGTGCTTCTCCCCTATCTGCCACCTTGGCTACAGGAAGCAAAAGGGCTGAGGGACAGAGGGCAGCTGACCCACAGGATCGGCAAGGGCAGGGGCTGCACGGCCAGGCCCACCTGATGCTCAGCAGCGGCCGGGTTTTATGGACCTGCACATCACACATGGGGCAATACTTGTTGGTCTCCAGGTAGCGCACAATGCAGGTTTTGCAGACTTGGAGGGTgtggagagaggaaggagaatcAGAGCCCCCTTCCTAATCCGGGACCAACCCCCAGGCCCTCTGCTCAGATTTAGGTACTCCTTCCTCTCCACCCTGTCTCCACATTCAGGCCTGTTCAAAGGCCCAACATGACCATGCCTCACACAGATGGCAACTGCCCCATATCCACCACTGGGGGAGAACAGATCCtgggagtctgtgtgtgtgcgtgtggccaGTGTCATGTACCATGCATAAGGTGAGCCCCAAGTCCCAAGTCCCCCAGTGGAGTACAGAACAATACCCCGCCTTTAGGCACTCCCAGGGTCCCTGACCCTTGCCACCAAGGTCACAGAGCACACAAGGGGCAGCTCCATCTCCAAGGGGTGCAATTTcagccacagaaatataaaggataGAAATGAAATCTCAGGTGACGGTCCCTAAAACAAACTTCGGGGCTGAGACCGCTGGCCTCCCCTCCCAGGCAGCCTCTCTGTGACCTGCCTGGGACCCCTACCAGACACACAGACCTGTGTGGGGCCTGTATTCATGCCTTCCCCGGGGCAGCCCCCTCCACCAAACTCACAGGAATGCAAGCACTCCACGATGGTAGTGGCATCGATGAAGTACCCCCCACAGAGGGCACACATGAGGTGAGGGTTCAGCTCTGTGATTTTGATCCGTGTGGTCCGATGCATGATGccggggtggggagcagggggacTGGGGAGAGTCACCCTGGGA
The sequence above is a segment of the Manis pentadactyla isolate mManPen7 chromosome 4, mManPen7.hap1, whole genome shotgun sequence genome. Coding sequences within it:
- the PCGF2 gene encoding polycomb group RING finger protein 2 isoform X4, which codes for MHRTTRIKITELNPHLMCALCGGYFIDATTIVECLHSFCKTCIVRYLETNKYCPMCDVQVHKTRPLLSIRSDKTLQDIVYKLVPGLFKDEMKRRRDFYAAYPLTEVPNGSNEDRGEVLEQEKGALNDDEIVSLSIEFYEGVRDREEKKGPLENGDGDKEKVPPLQQTGVRFLRCPAAMTVMHLAKFLRNKMDVPSKYKVEVLYEDEPLKEYYTLMDIAYIYPWRRNVPLPLKYRVQPACRRLTLPTAPTPSEGTNTSGASECESVSDKAPSPATLPATSSSLPSPATPSHGSPSSHGPPATHPTSPTPPSTASGATTAANGGTSNCLQTSSSTSRGRKMTVNGAPVPPLT
- the PCGF2 gene encoding polycomb group RING finger protein 2 isoform X6 → MHKRVTLPSPPAPHPGIMHRTTRIKITELNPHLMCALCGGYFIDATTIVECLHSFCKTCIVRYLETNKYCPMCDVQVHKTRPLLSIRSDKTLQDIVYKLVPGLFKDEMKRRRDFYAAYPLTEVPNGSNEDRGEVLEQEKGALNDDEIVSLSIEFYEGVRDREEKKGPLENGDGDKEKVPPLQQTGVRFLRCPAAMTVMHLAKFLRNKMDVPSKYKVEVLYEDEPLKEYYTLMDIAYIYPWRRNVPLPLKYRVQPACRRLTLPTAPTPSEGTNTSGASELGPPQLPTGAPRTACRHHPPPAGGAR
- the PCGF2 gene encoding polycomb group RING finger protein 2 isoform X5, with the protein product MHKRVTLPSPPAPHPGIMHRTTRIKITELNPHLMCALCGGYFIDATTIVECLHSFCKTCIVRYLETNKYCPMCDVQVHKTRPLLSIRSDKTLQDIVYKLVPGLFKDEMKRRRDFYAAYPLTEVPNGSNEDRGEVLEQEKGALNDDEIVSLSIEFYEGVRDREEKKGPLENGDGDKEKVPPLQQTGVRFLRCPAAMTVMHLAKFLRNKMDVPSKYKVEVLYEDEPLKEYYTLMDIAYIYPWRRNVPLPLKYRVQPACRRLTLPTAPTPSEGTNTSGASESSGATTAANGGTSNCLQTSSSTSRGRKMTVNGAPVPPLT
- the PCGF2 gene encoding polycomb group RING finger protein 2 isoform X1; protein product: MHKRVTLPSPPAPHPGIMHRTTRIKITELNPHLMCALCGGYFIDATTIVECLHSFCKTCIVRYLETNKYCPMCDVQVHKTRPLLSIRSDKTLQDIVYKLVPGLFKDEMKRRRDFYAAYPLTEVPNGSNEDRGEVLEQEKGALNDDEIVSLSIEFYEGVRDREEKKGPLENGDGDKEKVPPLQQTGVRFLRCPAAMTVMHLAKFLRNKMDVPSKYKVEVLYEDEPLKEYYTLMDIAYIYPWRRNVPLPLKYRVQPACRRLTLPTAPTPSEGTNTSGASECESVSDKAPSPATLPATSSSLPSPATPSHGSPSSHGPPATHPTSPTPPSTASGATTAANGGTSNCLQTSSSTSRGRKMTVNGAPVPPLT
- the PCGF2 gene encoding polycomb group RING finger protein 2 isoform X2 gives rise to the protein MHKRVTLPSPPAPHPGIMHRTTRIKITELNPHLMCALCGGYFIDATTIVECLHSFCKTCIVRYLETNKYCPMCDVQVHKTRPLLSIRSDKTLQDIVYKLVPGLFKDEMKRRRDFYAAYPLTEVPNGSNEDRGEVLEQEKGALNDDEIVSLSIEFYEGVRDREEKKGPLENGDGDKEKQTGVRFLRCPAAMTVMHLAKFLRNKMDVPSKYKVEVLYEDEPLKEYYTLMDIAYIYPWRRNVPLPLKYRVQPACRRLTLPTAPTPSEGTNTSGASECESVSDKAPSPATLPATSSSLPSPATPSHGSPSSHGPPATHPTSPTPPSTASGATTAANGGTSNCLQTSSSTSRGRKMTVNGAPVPPLT
- the PCGF2 gene encoding polycomb group RING finger protein 2 isoform X3, with product MHKRVTLPSPPAPHPGIMHRTTRIKITELNPHLMCALCGGYFIDATTIVECLHSFCKTCIVRYLETNKYCPMCDVQVHKTRPLLSIRSDKTLQDIVYKLVPGLFKDEMKRRRDFYAAYPLTEVPNGSNEDRGEVLEQEKGALNDDEIVSLSIEFYEGVRDREEKKGPLENGDGDKEKTGVRFLRCPAAMTVMHLAKFLRNKMDVPSKYKVEVLYEDEPLKEYYTLMDIAYIYPWRRNVPLPLKYRVQPACRRLTLPTAPTPSEGTNTSGASECESVSDKAPSPATLPATSSSLPSPATPSHGSPSSHGPPATHPTSPTPPSTASGATTAANGGTSNCLQTSSSTSRGRKMTVNGAPVPPLT